In Acidobacteriota bacterium, the sequence CGACCTCCGGACGCGGCCCCCGATCATGTATCCGGGCAAGATCCTCAACGCGGCGGTCAACTTCTACAGCCACGTCAACGAGGCCGGTTCCCCCGAGGAGCGCGCGGCCGAGCAGCGCCGCCGGCGCGAGGAGCGCGGCGTGCCGTACCTGTTCCTGAAGCCGAGCCGCGGCGCTGTCGTCGGCAACGGCGATTCCATCGTCATTCCTCACGGCCGCGACCGGACCGACTGGGAGGTCGAGCTCGGGGCGGTGATCGGACGCACCGCGAAGTACGTGTCGGCGAACGACGCGCAGGACTACGTGTTCGGCTACACAGTGTCGATCGACGTCTCCGACCGCGGCGGCCGGCCGCCGGGGGGCAACGCCACCCGCTCGGACTGGTTCGTGGGCAAGGGCCACGACAGCTTCGCGCCGCAGGGACCGTGGATCGCGCCGAAGGAGTTCTACGGCGACCCGATGGCGAACCTGCGGCAGACCCTCAGCGTCGGCGGCCAGACGCTGCAGGACGCGCGGGCCGGCGACATGATCCATTCGCTGTGGGAGATCATCGAGTACGCCTCGTCGATCATCACGCTCTATCCGGGTGACGTCATCAACAACGGGACGTCGGGCGGCACCGCGGCCGGCGCGGCCGAGACGCGCGGCGAAGAGGACCGCTATCTGAGACCGGGCGAGGTGGTCGAGGCGAGCATCGATGGTATCGGCACCCTGCGGATGCCTGTAGTCGCCGGCGAGGAGCCGACGGGGCTCACCGGCGCGCAGCTTCCCCCGGTCAGCAGCTATCGCGACTGACGTTTTCGTAGTTCGTAGCGGGGGTCCGCCGGCCGACGCCGGCGGGTCTCCGCGCTCCCCTGTTTCTTCCTGTCCTCGAA encodes:
- a CDS encoding fumarylacetoacetate hydrolase family protein, with the translated sequence MRRMLVLAAVIALFAPIVPTAQGPDMEVAEWFKVGTFDIHGVPHVGLVLRDSLVIDIEVANMALESDPAYPTVPMPRDMLELIGRWDYGLKYRLYEIVNHVVGNDLLMGAGRADYIYDVSDLRTRPPIMYPGKILNAAVNFYSHVNEAGSPEERAAEQRRRREERGVPYLFLKPSRGAVVGNGDSIVIPHGRDRTDWEVELGAVIGRTAKYVSANDAQDYVFGYTVSIDVSDRGGRPPGGNATRSDWFVGKGHDSFAPQGPWIAPKEFYGDPMANLRQTLSVGGQTLQDARAGDMIHSLWEIIEYASSIITLYPGDVINNGTSGGTAAGAAETRGEEDRYLRPGEVVEASIDGIGTLRMPVVAGEEPTGLTGAQLPPVSSYRD